The genomic DNA CGGAGTCGCCCTTTGCGGAGTCGCACAACGTTGGATAATAGAACTAATCCCTGTTTGCCAGGAATCAGCACTTTTTATCCATCGCTATGGCTCAGACAGTTTCCGTTATTTTTAACCCCGATACCCCGTCCACTCGATTCCAGGTGGTTTCGATCGATCAGCAGAATGGAGACAGTGCTCCCGCACCTATCTTCACTTCCCCAATTCGCGGTAACGTTACCTCCTGGCTCGCCTGCAACGGCTACAAATGGCTACAAGGTTCCCAACCGGAACAGTGGGTTAAGGCGTAGATTGTCTTGCCCTGACTTCGGCTGAAATTCGCTTGAGACTCACTACGCAAATTAAGCATGAAAAAGGGGCTTTTGCCCCTTCTTGTTTTTGTGATATTTTTGCCGATTCTATTGCAGTAATGCTGCAAGTTAGCTGTGGGTTTACTGCGGGTTTACTGTGCCGGAGCGGGAGACGGAGCGGGAGACGCTTCTGGAACAATTGGACTTACCGCTGGCGCAGGACTATCAGGAGCCGCAGGGCTGGCTTGGGGCGATGGAGATGGACTGGGAGCAGTCGCCAATTGACGGATTCTATCCTTAAATTCAGGGGGAGCTAGAGACTCCGCTTTTGTGAAGAGAGGTTTTGCTTCCTCGGTTTTGCCCTGGGTCTGGAAGACAAATGCCTTACCCAGAACGGGGCGAAAATCCTGCGCGTTGCTGGCAATAATTCGATCGTAGAGACCGATCGCCTCATCGTACCGAGTTTGCAGAGCGTAGACCTCCGCCAACAAGAGTTGAACGTTAGCCGTATCGATAGTTCCAGGTTTCGCCTGATTCGCCTCCTCCGCCGTTTTCAGCGTGTCTTGCAGCAGTCCGACCGCGGCTTCAGGACGGTTATCTTGCAGCAGCAGATCGGTTAAGCCTTTCAGGGCATTCAGATCTCCCGGACGGGTTTTCAAAATCTCGCGGAATGCCTGCGCCGCCCCTTCTCGATCGCCCGTCTGCCGCTTTGCCTGCGCTAATAAAACGGTATAGTCCGGCTGATCTGGGTTTAACGCCGCCAGTTTCTCCAGGGGCGGGATAATACCCTGAATGTCGCCCTGCTTGATCTTGACATCGACTAAGCCGCGCAGTGCCGTCTGGTTATCGGGTTCGCGCTGAAGCACTGCCTCATAGCCCCGTGCCTGATCTGCCAGTTCAGCCGCAGTCGAGCCAGGACTGCCCGACGGAGAAGGGGAAGGCGTAGAAGTTGCCTGCTTCTGCATATTCACCACGCCCGAAATCGACGTGACGATCGGTACCGCCACAAAGGCAAGGGTCGCGATCGAAACCACGACCAGGGCTATCCAGCGACGATTTTTCTTTTCAGCCACACGCCATTCCCAAACTCGACTGTCATTGCCATTATTACCTATTCCCGATCGCCCGATTGGTCAGGGTCAGCTTGCTGTCACCCCCCTGAGGGGGAATTCGCCCCGTGAGTGCCCTGATCTAAGCTAGGGGAAGCTGTATAGAGATATATAGGAGAGAGGGGCAAATTTCCGGGGCAAGCGATTCAGATGAATGTCTGGATCATTTCACCAAGGAGATTAGACCTGAATGTTAACCTAGTGTTTAATCCCGCATTAGAATCTAGTTCTATGGCTATAGCCATTTGGCTGAAGACAGGGTGCTGGGGCTATGTCCCCAATGCAATCAATGCAGCGGCGCTAATGCAACCCAAACCCTTTGTCATCGCTGAGCTGGCTACAGCTTGAAAGACTAGAAATTTGCCGTAGTGCATAACGGTAAGCGGATTACCTGCCGCTGTCAAGGAGGTCTCATGAGTCCCGCCCAGAAGAAACATTCTCAGTCGCCCAAGTCCAGTCCTGCATCCGAGCCTACGGTGGAAGCCCATTCCCCGTCCGAACCTCCTTCAGCCGACCCTATCGTAGAACCCGCCATGGATCAGTCCTCATCACCTGTCACCCCTGAAGGGGAACAATTGCACCCTGCCCCCACCCCACCGAAGCGTCCGGTTGAGCGAGAAGCGATCGCTGTACCGCCCCAACCCCCCACTGCTTCGGAAACGCAATCTGAGCCATCCTCTGAGCCATCCGAAGCGGTTCAGCCTGAGGGCAGTTCAAGTGCAGATTCGGCAAGTGCAGCTGCTTCTGAGAGTACCGTCAGCAATCCGGCAGATAGCCCGGTAATTAATAATCCGGCAGACAATCCGACAAGCAATCCGACAGACAGTTCGGCAGACAGTTCGGCAGACAGCCCGACAGACAGTTCGGCAGATCATCCAGATGAGGACACAACCGCTGATGACCTAGCCCCGCTTAACCGACTTCAGCCTATCCCCCCCGCCAGCGAACCCATGCAGTATCGGGCGATCGGTCTGGTGCGCGGTACCTATGTCCCCTCGGAGGAACAGTTCACGCGCGGCTTTGTCCATACGGATGACGGGGTGGCAATTGATGCCGTTCTGCTGGGTCGGGTCATGAGCCTGGTGAAAAAGCACCTTGATCTCGCCCAGCCCCACCTCTGGGTTGTTTACCCACGAACCCGTGAAAAAACGAACGATCTGCACGTTCAGATTGTGGGCGTTTGGGAGCCAGAGAAGCTGAAGCGATCGGACATGGAAGGTGCATCCGACGAAGCGGAGACGGAAGACGGCAGCCACGAAGCCTCCGAAGCAGAGAGCAGCGAGATTGCCGAAGCGGCAAGTTCTAGCGACACCGCCGATTCCCAGCTGGAAATGGTGCCTTCGTCTGAGCTGGATGACAAATTCTTCTCGATTCGCGGCGAAATCATCTTCCAGTCTCCCGAAGAAGAGCGTTTGATGGTGAAAATTCGTCGCATTGCCCGCCCCGGCGATAAGCAGGATAAGGCGTTTAAGGTTGGGCTGATCGGCAAGCTGGATGGAAAAGCCGTTGGCTACTTCTGGGATTTGCAGGTACGGCGACAGGAAAATGACCTGATTGTGCAGCAGGGGACGATGATTGCTCTGGTTCCCCCCCAGAAACGCCAAGGCGGCAGCAGAAAGCCTCCGGGTCGCTTCCAGCGTCGAGGTCCAGGGGGTCCAGGAGGTCCAGGAGGTTCGGGCGGGCGGCGTCCGGGAGGTCCTCCCAGAAAGTGGAATGCGGGTGGACGAGAAGGAACTCCCAAACCGCAGTTCAAGAGCGGCGATCGTCCGGCTCCCTCCTCTCAACCCCGTGAAGTTTCAAAACCGATCAAGCGTCGTCCCCCAGAAGGTGCTCCCCCTGCCCCCCAGGAGTAAAAGCACAAAGCGGTGATGCGGACTTAAAATCGATCGATTGAGACTCATTAAAAAGGGGCAGCCTGCCGAGATATGCAGATTTGCCCTTTTTTATTGTTTTGCTTTTTTACAGTTCGGTTTCTGTCAATGGTCTAGCCCGATCGCTAGCTGTTAGCTTCAACCTGAGCTTCAGCCTGGGGTGGGAAACAAACCTTTGTGCCACCCAGACCACAGTAGCCGCCCGGATTCTTAGCAAGGTACTGCTGATGATAGTCTTCGGCGTAATAGAAAGACGGTGCATCTAGAATTTCGGTCGTAATCTCGCTGTAGCCTTCCTGCTTCAGTGCCTTCTGGTAGGCGTCTCGTGAGGCTTCTGCCTGCTGCCGCTGCTCTGGCGAGTAGACGTAGATTCCAGAACGATACTGGGTGCCGACATCGTTACCCTGACGCATTCCCTGAGTGGGGTCGTGGCTTTCCCAAAAGATCTTGAGCAGGGTTTCGTAGCTAATCTCGGCAGGATTGTAAACAACCTGGACGACTTCGTTATGTCCGGTCATGCCCGTGCAGACTTCTCGATAGGTGGGGTTGGGCGTATATCCTGCCGCATAGCCAACTGCCGTTGAAAACACGCCGGGCTGCTGCCAAAATTTCCGCTCTGCTCCCCAGAAACAGCCCAAGCCAAACAGGGCAATTTCCATGCCAGCCGGAAAGGGAGGCTTCAGGGGATTGCCGTTGACAAAGTGGCGATCGGGCACAGGCATCGGGGTGCTGCGTCCCGGTAGGGATTGCTCAGGGGAGGGAAGGGATTGTTTTTTGCCGAATCCAAAAAGCACCATACTGCCTGATCTCTCCGATGAAATGATTGATGGAATGATTGATGCAATGATGAGAACCTGATGGGCATCTTTACCTAACTTCATCATAAGCTACCTATCCGGAAATCGAATGGCTAGAGCAGTGTAGAAACCCGATCGGAGCAGGCATTTTTTAGCAAAAGCGATCGAAGGGGATCGCGAGATCAACTTTTAGTTAGAGGCTTGTTTTTGTTCTTTGTTGTTATTTTAGGAAGGCGATAAATAATTTATTTTTTTCTATTTCAGCCCTTTCTTAAGCAAGACTCAGACCCAAAATCTCACTGCGAAATTGACAAATTTAATAATCTGATTCTTGCCATTTCCTCAATTTATTCTCTCGAATCAGTTTCCCAGATCATTCCTGCCCAAATTCCCTAACAGCTTCTCTGATTGATTTTCTATTCCAACCTATCGATGCTGCCGATCGGCAAAGTGAGCATGACCAAATCCCCGACGAAATCTACAGCTCAAGAAGATATTTTGCTCGTGCTTGCAGCAGAACATCGATCGATCGAACAGCTGATTGATGCTCTGGAGGCAGTGGATGGTGAGATTGCAGCAGAACCACGATTCCTTGAGCTATACCGAGTGCTGTCCCTGCATCACTATGGCGAACAGCTGGTTTTCTATCCGGCGATGCGGGAATACGAACAAACCGCAATCTATCTAGAAACGGCAGAAGAAGAACACAGTGCTTTCAAAACCTTGCTAGAACAGATGGCACATTCCTCCCCTAACGATCCAACCTTTCAAGCAAAGTTAGATCAGCTGAAAGAAGCGATCATGGGACATATTGAGGAGGAAGAAAACGAAATTTTTCCAATCGTGCGTGTCTGTATGAATGAACTGCAACTGCGGCGGCTAGTACAAGAATATCGAACAGTACAAACAAAATTCGCCCCTAAAATAGAGGCGAGAATTTGCAGAAATCAAAAAATTGCGACCCGTAAAGCTTGACCTTTATGTCTGATAGTTAACCCTGATAGTTAACCAGGCGCGAAAAATCGCTCGGAGACAGGCTTGCTCCACCCACCAGCGCCCCATCAATTTCCGGCTGCGCCATAATTTCGTCAATATTGCCCGGCTTAACGGACCCCCCGTACAGCACAGACAGATCAGGATTTTGCGCCTGCTTGCGAATTAGACCGATAATGCGATCGGCTTCTGTTGAATCGCAGGTGTCCCCGGTTCCGATCGCCCAGATTGGCTCATAGGCAATCACCAGTTTCTCGCGATCGATGCCTACCAGATCCTTCTCAAGCTGGTTGCCAATTACAGCCTCCGTTTCGCCTGCGTCCCGCTGTTGCTTGGTTTCTCCCACACAAAGGATTGGAATCAGACCGTGCTGCTGAGCTGCTTTTAGCCGCAGGTTTACCGTTTCATCCGTTTCGCCAAAATACTGTCTGCGCTCGCTGTGACCAATGACTACATAGCGCACACCCAGTTCCACCAGCATCGGCGCGGCAATTTCGCCCGTGTAGGCTCCCGCGACTTCCCAGTGAACATTTTGCGCTCCTAACTGAACTCGCGTTCCGTGCAGGTTCTTGGACATGACCCCCAGGTCAGTGAACGGCACACACAGCACAATTTCCCGATCGTCTGGCGTTTCGGCGATCGTGTCCAAAAATGCCTTTAGAAACTCCAGGGACTCCGCCTGGGTTTTATACATTTTCCAGTTACCCGCAATGATGACCTTACGCACGTTTCAATCCAGGTTAAGAACACTTAAAAGGGCATCCTTTAGTGTACGGCTTTGGGGGGACTAAACCAACTGACCAATCGTCTCCACCACCGACTGGGACAGCGCACCGTAGTCATAGCCGCCTTCTAAGCCAAAGAGGAGTCGATCGCAGATTTGCTGGCAGTAGCGGGTGAAAATGCCGTAGTCGGAGGGTTGGAGGGAAAGGTGGGCGAGGGGGTCGGCTTGGTTAGCGTCGTATCCGGCACTGATGATCAGCAGGTCGGGCTGGAATGCCTGGAAGAAGGGGACGATTTGTTCTTTGAAGATTGGCTCATAGTCCGCCAGACTGCTGCCTGCCTGCATGGGGAAGTTCAGCACGTTGTTGTACTGTCCGCGTTCGTCCGCCTGTCCCGTTCCGGGGTACTGGGGCGATTCGTGCAGAGAGCAAAAGGCAATTTGGGGATTGGTTTCGACGATCGCCTGGGTTCCGTTGCCGTGATGCACATCCCAATCGAGGATGCCGACACGATCGATTCCGGGCTGAGTCAGGGCATAGTGGGCAGCGATCGCCGCATTGGCAAACAAACAGAAGCCCATTCCTCTGGTCGCCAGGGCGTGATGTCCGGGGGGACGGGCGATCACAAAGGCAGGATTTCCAGTGGATAGGACGCGATCGACCCCATCCAGCCATGCATTGACCGCCAGGAGAGCGACTTCGTAGCTATGCAGAGAAACCACCGTATCCATATCGAGTCTGCCACCACCGGAATGGGCGAGTCGCTTCACGGCTTCCACGTATTGGGGCGGGTGGATTGCGTGCAGTGCTTTCATCAGGCGATCGGGCAACCAGTCGATCGAGGTGGGGGTAAGCCAGTCCAGTTGATTATGCCAGGGGGCTTGCTGAAGGGCAGAAACGATCGCTTTCAGTCGTCCAGCGTTTTCAACATGGAAGGAGCCGGTATCGTGGTCGAGGAATTCGTCGCTGTAGAGGATGGAGATCATGATGGGGGTGGGGAGTAAGGGAGTGGGGAGTAAGGGAGTGGGGATGGGGAAAGAGGAATTAGGGATCGGAGAAAGTCAGCGCAGGATGCATTAGGGAAGCGTAACGCATGATTTCAACCGGAGCGCGGGACAGTTTTTAGTTGGGGCAGTTCGGCTATAGCTCATTGATCTGACCCGCCCGAAAGCATAGACTTCAACTCAGGGTTGCTCTTGTGGGGTGGGCATCTTGCCCGCCCAGTGAGGTCTATCTCTCCTCTAGGTTGTTTCACCTACACTTCTAAATTTTATTGTCATCCCGAATCCACTTTTCGACCGTAATGGGCTGATAGGTTTCCATGCGATCGAGTAAAGCGTTCGGCTGATTGGCTTCCAGGACGATCGCCCTTAACTCTGGCTGGAGGAAGCGATCGGTGACGGCGCGATCGAAGAGGGTGAGTAGGGCATCGTAGTAGCCTGCGACGTTGAGGAGTCCCATCGGCTTTTGGTGGAGTCCAAGCTGCGACCAGGTTAGAACTTCGCAGAATTCTTCCAGGGTGCCGTAGCCTCCGGGCATGGCAATAAAGCCATCGGACAGTTTTGCCATCAGTGCTTTGCGATCGTGCATTGATTCAACGACGTGAAGCTGGGTTAACTGCGGGTGGGCGATTTCCTTGATTTCCAGGAATGCCGGGATTACGCCGATCGCCTCTCCGCCTGCTGCCATCACCGTATCCGCCACCTTGCCCATCAGTCCGACTTTGCCGCCGCCATAGACCAAGCCGTAGCCTCGTAGAACGATCGCCTGCCCCATTGCCTCCGCTGCTTCGCGATAGACGGGATCGGCTCCAGAGCTAGAGCCACAAAAGACACAAATATATTTCATCTTCTCTCAGAACAATTAGATGCTGCGATCGGATTTAACATTATGCAGCTTAAGATATTTCCAGATTGGTTGTTTTAATCAATTTGCCTAAATTAAGCACCTCAAGAAGTAGATAACCTTTAACCTGCTAATTCTGAGCTGTAGCAATGACGCTAACTTCATACCGAACTCTTTGTACTGAAGTCTATGAATTAACCAAGCCCGTTGGTGCAAACTATCCGGATGTTCCCTATTTCATTGAGCATCTGTCTCAAATCGGCGGCAGAATTTTGGAGGCAATGGTTGGATCGGGACGCTTGCTCATTCCTTTACTCGAGGCAGGCTTAAACGTAGAGGGAATTGACTCTTCGCCTGAAATGTTGGCTGCCTGTCAACGAAATTGCGATTCAAGGGGCTTAAATCCTGTCCTTTACGAAGGTTCGATTGAAAAACCGAATGTTCCAGGCAAGTTCAGTGCCATTGTTGTAACTTATGGCTCGTTTATGCTGTTGGGAAATCGAACCTCAGCGATCGCCGCACTACAATCTTTTGCCAAACATTTGGAACCTAACGGACAAATTTTTATCGATTTAGGAGGGAGCATCCCACTTATGCAAAAACAGAGAAGGGAGCGACAATAGAGGGGTTGGGCAAGAGGTAAGGTTGATGACTCCAGAAGAGCAGGAACGGATCAGAGCTTGCAGTCAAGAGATCGCAGAAATTCTGTATCGCAATAGCGACAAAGCGAGCCTGAAGACGCTAGAGGGGATTGAGCAAACGGTTCGCCAACAGATGCTCGAACACGTTAGTCCGGAAGTTGCCCTTTTTTTGTCAACGGTGCAGTCCGACCCGGCAAAGGACGAAGCCGACCGCTAAAGAGTCTGGTGGGTAAGTTGTGCTTGCAAAAGCATCAAGCCGAACGGTTGGGAGTCAAGCCCCGGAGTCGGATAAGTGGAGGCTTAGAGAAGGCTTGCTTACGGCTGAGTGCGAATGAGTCATTTCAGAATGCGGAAGCAGACATTGCTGCATTGACGGGGATAGCGGTGGGGCACTCGACCCAACAACGCTTGGTAGGACGGCAGGCATGGGAGTTGCCGGAGGCGAAACAAGGCGTCAGTGAGATCAGCATTGACGGCGGGAAAGTGCGCTTGCGTGACCTCCAAGACAGCGACAGCCGATGGCGGGACTATAAAGCAGTGCGGTTGCAGGGAACATACTATGCTGCCTTTTATCAGGACAATGAGAGCTTGGTCGATTACCTCAATGCTCAACGGTTGCTTAAGCCTGTAGTGTGTTTAGGCGATGGGCATGAGGGGGTGTGGAATCTGTTTGGTCAAATCGCCTCTGCCGATGAGCGGCGAGAGATTCTCGACTGGTATCACCTCAAAGAGAATCTCTACAAAGTGGGCGGGTCGCTCAAACGCCTGAAAAAAGCTGAGTCCTTGCTGTGGCAGGGGCAGGTGGAACAGGCGAAGGCACTGTTTGCCGATTGTCAAAGGAAACAGGCGCGCAATTTTGAAGCCTATCTAGACAAACATCGTTCCCGGATTGTCCATTATGCCGACACCCAGACCCAACAACTCTGCTCGATTGGTTCAGGGGCAGTGGAATCGGCGGTCAAACAGATTGGGCGACGTTTACAAATATCGGGGGCGCATTGGAACAGGGTGTCGGTCAATCCGATGTTGAACCTACGCTGTGCTTACCTCAATGGGCTGCTTGCTAGTTGATATTTCTGCATAAGTGGGATGCTCCCATTTAGGATTGCCGATCGCCTCTTTCAAAACCGAGGGAACTGTGCATCAAGACAATCCGATCGAATGCCCTGATGGTTCGGTGATTCTTATGCAAAAATCCTCTCAAATCGACTGGATCAAGCAGATTGAGCACCTGCTGATTCGATACGAGAAATGGAAAGATGGAAAGTTAATCGACACGGAACTACAGCACCTTCCCCTACATTGGTTTGGACTTGAGGAGTTCAGGATGTGTTTGCAAGAGAATGGCTACAAAGAGATTACTTGCTGCGCTAATTATAGGGATGACTTAGAACCTAGCTCTTATAGTAACCAGCCATGCTTCTCGGCAAGGCTTGCCTAATAGACTGACTGATATTTCAATCTATTAGCCTATAACTTATTAGTTGGAAAGTATTCCCAGCACTGTGAACCAGGATTGTATTCCAGCATAGGAAACCCAGGTAGATTTTCAGGTGTTAATCGAGTCGATCGCCCCAGTGCCTTGGCAAGCTGTTCCATAAACTGCTTAATCTGATTAAAAGTTTCCTCATTTGTAATCTGTCGAGGATCGAGATCAAGCTCAATTTCTTTCTGGCTGAAGAAGTGGCAATTTAGCTGCACCTCTGCAATCCAGATCGACAAGAGCTTTGGATACTTTTCTGTTAAAAAAATATCGGCTGCGATCGCAGGCAGGATTTCAGGTTCAGAGTCAACATAATATTGATAGTTCGCTGTTGCCCTCACGAGCCTCAAAAATTGATTCCAGTTGTCTAATGTTGTTCTTTGAATATAAATATCTCGCAGAGAACCATCCCAAACTAAATCATGCCGAACCTGCTCCCATAAATTAATCATCAGATTACAAAGTTTCTTTTGATAAAACGATTTCCTAACCCGTCCGCATTTATCCTCAAGGCAAGGACATAATACTCAGCGTCGCTGCTTCTCATCATAAATAAAACTCTCCCCAGTCACCCAGAGAGAGCCAACGCTATTCACCAAAATCTAATCGCTGTCTAAATTTTGATATCTGAAGTTATGCCTGAGAAGAAAGCTGGGGTTCAGGATTCGATTTTGCAGCGGCGCGATTTTGCAAAAGCTGAACGATCGAGGATTTTTCCAGTAGACCAATCGGCATTTTGCCTTCCTTCAATACCACCAATGCAGGGATATTTTTCTCCTCGATCAGGTTCACCACATCTAACAGCGGCTGATCCGAAGGAACGGTTTCAAGCTGTTCCGTGGGCTGCGTGATTTGCTGCACAGAGATATCCCACCAGTCGTTCGTCGGAATGGTTTTCATCGCCTCGACTTCCACCTGTCCGATCAGTTGACCTTCGCTATCCGTCACCAGATATTTCTTCCAGCTCACCGGATTGCCAATGATGTATTGATTCGCGAACTCCCGCAGCGAAATCTGGGAAGGCACGATCGGGCTATTTTCCACCACCGCATCTGCCGCCGTTAAACCACTCAACTGCTCCTGAATTGCCGCAGCCTGCGCGTAGCGATCGGCATTTTGCAGCAGGAACCAGCCCACCAGCAGCGTCCAGAAGCTTCCAAGCTGAGTGAAGCCCAGCAGCGACAGTCCGCCTAAGCCAATCCCAAGCCAGCCCAGGAACCGACCAATCCGACTTGCAAACGCAATACCTTTGTAAGGCTTACCCGTCAGTTTCCAGACAAGTGCCTTCACCACATTGCCACCATCCAGGGGTAGACCGGGCAGGAGATTAAAAATGCCCAGCATCAGGTTAATCGAGGCAACCAGTTGAACCACCGTTGCTATGGGAGTCGGTAGCCCGATCGCAAAATTAATCCCGCTCAGGATGCCAAACAGGGCAAAGCTCACCAGGGGTCCGGCGATCGCCACCCAGAAAGACTCAGCGGGCGTTTTCGACTCTTCGCCCAGGCTTGCCAGTCCGCCAAAGATAAACAGCGTAATGGACTTCACCGGGATGCCTTGCCGCATTGCCACGAGGCTATGTCCCAGTTCGTGCGCCACCACCGAGCCAAACAGGAGCAGCGCCGCTGCCAATCCTAACAGTCCAGCCGATGCACCCAACTGGGGAAATGCCAATCCAAGCTGACTGCCGTAATCCCAGGTAATGAGGGCGAACACCAGAAACCAGGATGCGTTAACGAAAAAAGGAATCCCAAACAGGCTACCAATTCGGAGATTGCCGTTCATAAGTGCCGACCTCCTGCCAGCGGGAGAATATTACTTTCCCTATCGTAACGGAATCCCGATCGGCGTAGGCTCTTTCATTTGCCGTAATCCCCGCCCCTCCATAGGGGTAAAACCTGCCTAAATTAGCAGATTCAAATTCGTAGACAAACCTACAGCACTTTCTCCAAAAACTGACAGGCGCGATCGCTTTTGGGATTCGAGAAGAACATATCCGGCGGCGAGTCCTCTGCAATATTGCCGTTATCGAGGAACATGATTCGATCGGCAACTTCCCGCGCAAAGCCCATTTCGTGAGTCACGATCGCCATAGTGATCTGGGTTTTTGCCAGTGCCTTCATCACGTCCAGCACTTCCTTCACCATTTCTGGGTCAAGGGCAGAGGTCGGCTCGTCGAACAGCATGACCTGGGGTTCCATTGCGAGCGATCGGGCAATTGCCACCCGCTGCTTTTGCCCACCCGAAAGGCGAGAAGGGTAAACCTCAGCTTTTTCCGCCAGCCCAACGCGATGCAGCAGTTCCATTGCCTTTTCCGTTGCCTGCGCCTTCGGCAGTTTCCTCACTTTTATGGGTGCGTAGGTCAGGTTATCCAGCACGGTCATGTGGGGAAACAGATTAAAGTGCTGAAACACCATGCCAATGTTCTGGCGCACATCTTTAATGTCTACTTTAGGCGCGGTAATGTCCTGCCCATCGATATAAATCCGTCCGCGTGTTGGAATTTCGAGCAGATTCAGGCAGCGCAAAAAGGTGGATTTTCCACATCCCGAAGGACCAATAATGGCAACCACCTGTCCTTTTTTAATTTCGGTTGAAATGTCTTTGAGAACTTGCAGCTTGCCAAAGGATTTTGATAAAAATTCAGTTCTAATCACTTTTCCGCATCCTCTTTTCTAAACGACGAGACAGCAGGGTAAAGCCCATCACCATCACGTAATAAATGAATCCCACAAAGATTAACGGTTCAAAATAAATAAACTTTTCCGCCGCAACGATTTGTCCACGACGCATCAAGTCTAGCGCACCCACTGTAGAGACGAGAGAAGAGTCTTTCAACAGCGCAATACTCTCGTTCACCAGGGCAGGCAAAATGTTCTTGAATGCCTGCGGCAGAATAATATCCCACATCATCAATGGGTAAGCAACGCCCATCGCCATTGCGGCTTCTCGCTGTCCTTTGTCCACTGCCATAATGCCGCCGCGAATCGTTTCCGAACTGTATGCCGCCGAGTTAAGTGAAAAGGTAATGACACCTGCCTGAAACGCAGGAATCGAGTAGCCAATCAGCTGCGGCGTTGAGAAGTAGATAATGGCAAGCTGCAAAATTAACGGCGTCCCGCGAAACACAGAGGTATAAAAATCTGCAAACCACCGCAGCGGCTTGAAAGGCGAAATTTTGAAAATAGAAAGGATTGTTCCCCAGGTAAACCCAATTAGCGCAGAAACCAGGGTAAAAGCAAGCGTAACTGCCACACCCTGAAGAATAAAGGGAATATTGGGAACGATTTTGGAAAAGTCAAGCACAAATCCAGAAGGTGTCGCTTGCCCTAGCAGGCTTAAAGTATTCTGAATTCGAGCCGTATTCAATATTTCAGCAGTCCAACTGACTGACAATAGTTCCATTTTCGCAGTAGTTTTAAAGATTGACTTCTAAACGAAAAACTCGAAATCAATGAGCAGATCGATTAACAAATGAGTCCTCCCTGTAGGATGCATTGGCAATGCGTAACGCATGAATTCTCTGAAAGGAATTTCCCTGAAAGATAGTATTCATGCGCTACAGCGTATCGCCTACTACATCCTACGTTCAGTCACCGATAATTCATTTAGACGCAGAGAGATGGACTACTCTACCCTCTCCGCCGTTATTTATCTGCCTGCACAGAGGTCGTAAACCACTTGTTGACCAATTCATTAACTTTGCCGCTCTCAATCATCTCACCCAAAACTCGGTCGAACTCAGGCGCAAGCTCCGAACCCTTCGGGAATGCGATCGCAGAACCCGCTTCACCTTCATTCGGAATGGTATTAAATTCCAGATCAGGATTCGATTGGGTATAGCCCTGGGCAACGGTATCCTCTACGATCGCC from Leptolyngbya ohadii IS1 includes the following:
- a CDS encoding tetratricopeptide repeat protein yields the protein MAEKKNRRWIALVVVSIATLAFVAVPIVTSISGVVNMQKQATSTPSPSPSGSPGSTAAELADQARGYEAVLQREPDNQTALRGLVDVKIKQGDIQGIIPPLEKLAALNPDQPDYTVLLAQAKRQTGDREGAAQAFREILKTRPGDLNALKGLTDLLLQDNRPEAAVGLLQDTLKTAEEANQAKPGTIDTANVQLLLAEVYALQTRYDEAIGLYDRIIASNAQDFRPVLGKAFVFQTQGKTEEAKPLFTKAESLAPPEFKDRIRQLATAPSPSPSPQASPAAPDSPAPAVSPIVPEASPAPSPAPAQ
- a CDS encoding TIGR00730 family Rossman fold protein — encoded protein: MKYICVFCGSSSGADPVYREAAEAMGQAIVLRGYGLVYGGGKVGLMGKVADTVMAAGGEAIGVIPAFLEIKEIAHPQLTQLHVVESMHDRKALMAKLSDGFIAMPGGYGTLEEFCEVLTWSQLGLHQKPMGLLNVAGYYDALLTLFDRAVTDRFLQPELRAIVLEANQPNALLDRMETYQPITVEKWIRDDNKI
- the msrA gene encoding peptide-methionine (S)-S-oxide reductase MsrA, with amino-acid sequence MVLFGFGKKQSLPSPEQSLPGRSTPMPVPDRHFVNGNPLKPPFPAGMEIALFGLGCFWGAERKFWQQPGVFSTAVGYAAGYTPNPTYREVCTGMTGHNEVVQVVYNPAEISYETLLKIFWESHDPTQGMRQGNDVGTQYRSGIYVYSPEQRQQAEASRDAYQKALKQEGYSEITTEILDAPSFYYAEDYHQQYLAKNPGGYCGLGGTKVCFPPQAEAQVEANS
- a CDS encoding histone deacetylase family protein, which translates into the protein MISILYSDEFLDHDTGSFHVENAGRLKAIVSALQQAPWHNQLDWLTPTSIDWLPDRLMKALHAIHPPQYVEAVKRLAHSGGGRLDMDTVVSLHSYEVALLAVNAWLDGVDRVLSTGNPAFVIARPPGHHALATRGMGFCLFANAAIAAHYALTQPGIDRVGILDWDVHHGNGTQAIVETNPQIAFCSLHESPQYPGTGQADERGQYNNVLNFPMQAGSSLADYEPIFKEQIVPFFQAFQPDLLIISAGYDANQADPLAHLSLQPSDYGIFTRYCQQICDRLLFGLEGGYDYGALSQSVVETIGQLV
- a CDS encoding ISKra4 family transposase (programmed frameshift); protein product: MTPEEQERIRACSQEIAEILYRNSDKASLKTLEGIEQTVRQQMLEHVSPEVAPFFVNGAVRPGKGRSRPLKSLVGKLCLQKHQAERLGVKPRSRISGGLEKACLRLSANESFQNAEADIAALTGIAVGHSTQQRLVGRQAWELPEAKQGVSEISIDGGKVRLRDLQDSDSRWRDYKAVRLQGTYYAAFYQDNESLVDYLNAQRLLKPVVCLGDGHEGVWNLFGQIASADERREILDWYHLKENLYKVGGSLKRLKKAESLLWQGQVEQAKALFADCQRKQARNFEAYLDKHRSRIVHYADTQTQQLCSIGSGAVESAVKQIGRRLQISGAHWNRVSVNPMLNLRCAYLNGLLAS
- a CDS encoding hemerythrin domain-containing protein, whose protein sequence is MTKSPTKSTAQEDILLVLAAEHRSIEQLIDALEAVDGEIAAEPRFLELYRVLSLHHYGEQLVFYPAMREYEQTAIYLETAEEEHSAFKTLLEQMAHSSPNDPTFQAKLDQLKEAIMGHIEEEENEIFPIVRVCMNELQLRRLVQEYRTVQTKFAPKIEARICRNQKIATRKA
- a CDS encoding class I SAM-dependent methyltransferase; translated protein: MTLTSYRTLCTEVYELTKPVGANYPDVPYFIEHLSQIGGRILEAMVGSGRLLIPLLEAGLNVEGIDSSPEMLAACQRNCDSRGLNPVLYEGSIEKPNVPGKFSAIVVTYGSFMLLGNRTSAIAALQSFAKHLEPNGQIFIDLGGSIPLMQKQRRERQ
- the tpiA gene encoding triose-phosphate isomerase, which produces MRKVIIAGNWKMYKTQAESLEFLKAFLDTIAETPDDREIVLCVPFTDLGVMSKNLHGTRVQLGAQNVHWEVAGAYTGEIAAPMLVELGVRYVVIGHSERRQYFGETDETVNLRLKAAQQHGLIPILCVGETKQQRDAGETEAVIGNQLEKDLVGIDREKLVIAYEPIWAIGTGDTCDSTEADRIIGLIRKQAQNPDLSVLYGGSVKPGNIDEIMAQPEIDGALVGGASLSPSDFSRLVNYQG